In Sedimentibacter sp. MB31-C6, one genomic interval encodes:
- a CDS encoding S-layer homology domain-containing protein — translation MKEYKILFCIMLVLLLVFTPVNHVVVQGLTNLTEIKNIEVEIKKKNVNIMGKLDEKNEDITIIVYRNSDNARSYIDQSKTNSEGEFNFEFALQNGKYSAKISTNNRQYTLEDINVSSSGGGSSGGSNEDNDVENDVPDDDEIEIKYPTDIEGHWAEENIKGLIKLNAIVGYPNNTFKPNNNITRAEFATILVKAFDLESKSTTIFNDTIDHWAKEYISVAAGNGIILGYGENLFGPDDLITREQMAVMIVKSMKIDLSSNDTLFVDSTKVSEWAQEYVSTAVNSEVIVGYPDKTFKPQANATRAEAVTVIMNGLRIISN, via the coding sequence ATGAAAGAGTATAAAATACTATTTTGTATTATGTTAGTATTATTACTTGTTTTTACACCTGTTAATCATGTGGTAGTACAGGGTTTAACTAATTTAACTGAAATTAAAAATATAGAAGTAGAGATAAAGAAAAAGAATGTAAACATAATGGGAAAATTAGACGAAAAAAATGAAGATATAACAATAATTGTATATAGAAATAGTGATAATGCTAGATCATATATAGACCAAAGTAAGACGAACAGTGAAGGAGAATTCAATTTTGAATTTGCATTGCAAAATGGAAAATATTCAGCAAAAATTAGCACAAATAATAGGCAGTATACTTTGGAAGATATAAATGTGTCTTCAAGTGGTGGAGGCAGTAGCGGAGGAAGTAATGAAGACAATGATGTTGAGAATGATGTGCCTGATGATGACGAAATTGAAATTAAATACCCTACTGATATAGAAGGACATTGGGCAGAGGAAAACATCAAAGGTCTAATTAAACTAAATGCTATTGTTGGATATCCTAACAATACGTTTAAGCCAAATAATAATATTACAAGAGCTGAATTTGCAACTATTTTAGTAAAGGCTTTTGACTTAGAATCTAAAAGTACAACTATATTTAATGATACTATAGATCATTGGGCAAAGGAATATATATCTGTTGCTGCTGGTAATGGAATTATTCTAGGCTATGGTGAAAACTTATTTGGTCCAGATGATTTAATAACTAGAGAACAAATGGCAGTAATGATTGTTAAGTCAATGAAGATAGATTTATCTTCAAATGATACTTTATTTGTAGATAGTACTAAAGTATCTGAATGGGCTCAGGAGTATGTGTCAACTGCAGTGAATTCAGAAGTAATTGTAGGCTATCCTGATAAAACTTTTAAGCCACAGGCAAATGCTACTAGAGCAGAAGCTGTAACAGTTATAATGAACGGACTTAGGATTATATCAAATTAA
- a CDS encoding Crp/Fnr family transcriptional regulator, producing the protein MKTCNSCNNHGHYCIDNIPIFHELTPEEKKDIMDSSSHKKYRKGDIIFTPGDSFDNLFVVNSGMVKISKISILGKEQILRILEPGDFMGELSLFSKTILNNTAEALQPTEICIIRGTRIKELLLQKPEISLKFLQRYTERIEESEELIEQIGLRDVEQRIANYLLLEIEKNEIENKNNEYEITLPVSKGDLASLIGTSQETLSRKLSFFQDNGWIKLKGQRNITVTDIVSLENIR; encoded by the coding sequence ATGAAAACTTGTAATAGCTGCAATAATCATGGACATTATTGCATAGATAATATACCTATATTTCACGAACTAACGCCTGAAGAAAAAAAAGATATAATGGATTCATCTTCACATAAGAAATATAGAAAGGGTGATATCATTTTTACGCCTGGAGATTCTTTTGACAACTTATTTGTAGTAAACAGTGGTATGGTGAAAATATCTAAAATATCTATACTAGGTAAAGAACAGATATTACGTATACTTGAACCAGGAGACTTTATGGGTGAACTTTCCTTATTTAGCAAAACTATATTAAATAATACTGCTGAAGCTTTACAACCAACAGAAATTTGTATTATACGCGGAACAAGGATTAAAGAATTACTATTACAAAAGCCTGAAATATCACTAAAATTTCTCCAAAGGTACACCGAGAGAATTGAAGAATCAGAAGAACTCATAGAGCAAATAGGACTTCGAGATGTAGAACAGCGAATAGCTAATTATTTATTGCTAGAAATCGAAAAAAATGAAATTGAAAACAAAAATAACGAATATGAAATCACATTACCTGTCAGCAAAGGAGATTTAGCCTCACTAATTGGAACATCACAAGAAACTTTAAGCCGAAAATTATCATTTTTTCAAGATAATGGCTGGATTAAACTTAAAGGACAGAGAAATATTACAGTTACAGATATTGTAAGTTTAGAAAATATAAGATAA
- a CDS encoding ketopantoate reductase family protein, which translates to MEIKNVALIGMGAIGTVYGNLLYKSYGSNFAVISGQTRKEKLKKNGFTINGNTFYPHIISSGDENTKFDLIIFCVKNYQLEEAIEDVRSYVGKNTIMITFLNGVTARDRILSAYPENKVLYGLSMRIDAERTSEGVVNTEDGEIQFGNADNTIIASEVQAVQDCLNKANIKNKIFPDMIRTIWKKFMLNVGVNQVTAVTRAQYGKVTSVETNLIIFKEAMLEVLDIAKASKIDLRNEDVENFITLMNSFSPNGKTSMLQDIEGKRRTEVDYFAGTVINMGKELNIPTPINHVLYCIIKSLEELY; encoded by the coding sequence ATGGAAATTAAAAATGTTGCTTTAATAGGTATGGGTGCTATTGGTACTGTTTATGGAAACTTACTATATAAAAGTTATGGATCCAATTTTGCTGTAATATCTGGCCAGACACGTAAGGAAAAATTAAAGAAAAATGGTTTCACAATAAATGGAAACACTTTTTATCCACATATAATTTCTAGTGGTGATGAAAATACTAAATTTGATTTAATAATATTTTGTGTTAAAAATTATCAACTTGAAGAAGCTATTGAAGATGTAAGAAGTTATGTAGGGAAAAACACTATTATGATTACATTTTTAAATGGTGTAACTGCTAGAGATAGAATATTATCGGCTTATCCAGAAAACAAGGTTCTATATGGATTGTCAATGAGGATAGATGCTGAGAGGACAAGTGAAGGTGTTGTCAATACTGAAGATGGTGAGATACAGTTTGGAAATGCTGATAATACAATTATTGCTTCAGAAGTTCAGGCGGTTCAAGATTGTTTAAATAAGGCGAACATAAAAAATAAAATTTTCCCAGACATGATTCGAACAATATGGAAAAAATTCATGTTAAATGTAGGAGTAAATCAAGTAACAGCAGTTACTAGAGCGCAATATGGAAAAGTAACCAGTGTTGAAACAAATCTTATTATATTTAAGGAAGCAATGCTTGAAGTATTAGATATAGCTAAAGCATCTAAAATTGATTTAAGAAATGAAGATGTGGAAAATTTTATAACATTAATGAATAGTTTTTCTCCTAATGGAAAAACATCTATGCTTCAGGATATAGAAGGCAAGAGACGTACAGAAGTTGATTATTTCGCTGGCACGGTTATTAATATGGGAAAAGAGCTTAACATACCTACACCCATAAATCATGTACTTTATTGCATTATTAAATCTTTAGAAGAATTATATTAA
- the mnmA gene encoding tRNA 2-thiouridine(34) synthase MnmA, producing MKKKVMVAMSGGVDSSVAAVLLRDQGYDICGATLKLFSNDDIDVCDRKRTCCSLEDVEDARRVCYKLGIEHFVFNFKDTFKEEVINKFANNYEMGNTPNPCIDCNRYIKFSKLIQRAVLMEKDYIATGHYAQIEFDKASGRYLLKKAVDLSKDQSYVLYVLTQDDLSRTLLPLGGMLKTEVRKIAEERNLINARKPDSQDICFVKDGDYGNFLENVMEVNSPKGKFIDTKGNVLGEHKGIIHYTIGQRKGLGLSLGKPAFVISKNKDKNTVTIGNEEELYTNRLIAHDVNLIAVDRIQSSMKATVKTRYSQKETPATLHQIEDGKILVEFKEKQRAVTPGQATVFYDGDIVIGGGTII from the coding sequence ATGAAGAAAAAAGTTATGGTTGCTATGAGTGGCGGTGTTGATAGTTCCGTTGCTGCAGTTTTGCTTAGAGACCAGGGCTATGATATTTGTGGAGCTACGTTAAAGTTATTTAGCAATGATGATATTGATGTATGTGACAGAAAAAGAACGTGTTGTTCTCTTGAAGATGTTGAGGATGCTAGACGTGTATGTTATAAATTAGGTATAGAGCATTTTGTTTTTAACTTTAAAGATACTTTTAAGGAAGAAGTTATTAATAAATTTGCTAACAACTATGAAATGGGAAATACACCAAACCCATGTATTGATTGTAATAGATATATTAAATTTAGTAAACTTATTCAAAGAGCAGTATTAATGGAAAAAGATTACATTGCTACAGGTCACTATGCACAAATTGAATTTGATAAAGCTAGTGGTAGATATTTATTAAAAAAAGCTGTAGATTTATCAAAAGATCAAAGTTATGTGTTGTATGTATTGACTCAGGATGATCTTTCAAGAACTCTTTTACCTTTAGGAGGTATGTTAAAAACAGAAGTTCGTAAAATTGCAGAAGAAAGAAATTTAATAAATGCTAGAAAGCCTGACAGTCAAGATATTTGTTTTGTTAAGGATGGTGATTATGGTAACTTTTTAGAGAATGTGATGGAAGTTAATTCTCCTAAAGGAAAATTTATTGACACTAAAGGTAATGTATTAGGCGAACATAAAGGCATAATTCATTATACGATTGGTCAAAGGAAAGGTTTAGGGTTAAGTCTTGGAAAACCTGCTTTTGTTATTAGCAAAAATAAAGACAAAAATACGGTTACCATAGGAAACGAAGAAGAGCTTTACACTAATAGATTAATTGCACATGATGTAAATTTAATTGCAGTTGATAGAATTCAATCTTCTATGAAAGCAACAGTTAAAACGCGATATTCACAAAAAGAAACACCAGCAACATTACATCAAATAGAGGATGGAAAAATTTTAGTGGAATTTAAAGAAAAACAACGAGCTGTTACGCCAGGTCAGGCAACTGTCTTTTATGATGGCGATATAGTTATTGGTGGTGGCACAATAATTTAA
- the rd gene encoding rubredoxin — protein sequence MQKYVCDACGYVYDPAEGDPDNGIDPGTSFDALPEDWVCPLCGVGKDMFSPEE from the coding sequence ATGCAAAAATATGTTTGTGACGCATGTGGGTATGTTTATGACCCTGCAGAAGGAGATCCGGATAACGGCATCGATCCTGGCACATCTTTTGATGCACTACCAGAAGATTGGGTTTGCCCATTATGTGGTGTAGGAAAAGATATGTTTTCACCTGAAGAATAA
- a CDS encoding transposase yields the protein MINYNRLAYELKRDISNFSNKISTGLKRPKIKFLTQMIYGLLEGNKTHLSEIARSLKESITLKKTIERLSRNLHDFDDGDQVMENYVDIVKQNIKDDYSVIVVDNSDIAKPCSKKLEALADVRDGSTGKIVKGYQTIEAAVLTSNRKMPLPVYEKVFSAEEKGFISETHENIKCLKSLSENFGNKCIRTLDRGFDANEYFRYFIKNKERFVIRIKMNRNVIYNDKTQNVLDVVSKYKGNYCLKFKGKNKKNIDCKISYIPVSLCEFPKQELTLIVVYGFGQIPMMLLTNLKSSEKKKISLIVTKVYLTRWRIEEYFKFKKQQFDFEDIRVWSLKSIRNFNLFATITVGYIGIMTSEKADSIFFKELKECSKRIYDIPKFIYYAIGYAIESILVKTKVGIQSFIPKNIKSQQFDIFNYFKLVAS from the coding sequence ATGATTAATTATAACAGATTAGCTTATGAATTAAAACGGGATATTTCAAATTTTTCAAATAAAATTTCTACTGGTTTAAAACGTCCTAAAATAAAGTTCTTAACACAGATGATTTACGGTTTACTCGAAGGAAATAAAACTCATTTAAGTGAAATTGCACGTTCTTTAAAAGAATCTATAACTCTTAAAAAAACTATTGAACGTTTGTCAAGAAATCTTCATGATTTTGATGATGGTGATCAGGTTATGGAAAATTATGTTGATATAGTTAAACAAAATATTAAAGATGATTATTCTGTAATTGTCGTTGATAATTCAGACATAGCAAAACCATGCAGTAAAAAGTTAGAAGCTTTAGCTGACGTACGTGACGGTAGTACCGGTAAAATAGTAAAGGGGTACCAAACAATCGAAGCTGCTGTATTAACTTCTAATAGAAAAATGCCTCTTCCCGTTTATGAAAAAGTATTTTCAGCAGAAGAAAAGGGATTTATCAGTGAAACTCATGAAAATATTAAATGTTTAAAGTCACTTAGCGAAAATTTTGGAAACAAATGCATAAGGACATTAGATAGAGGCTTTGATGCAAATGAATATTTTAGATATTTTATTAAGAATAAAGAACGTTTTGTAATACGTATAAAAATGAATCGTAATGTTATCTATAATGATAAAACTCAAAATGTTCTTGATGTAGTTAGTAAGTATAAAGGTAATTATTGTTTAAAATTCAAGGGGAAAAATAAAAAAAATATTGACTGTAAAATTAGTTATATCCCTGTTAGTTTATGCGAATTTCCAAAACAAGAATTAACCTTAATAGTAGTTTACGGTTTTGGACAGATTCCTATGATGTTACTTACAAATTTAAAATCATCTGAAAAGAAAAAGATATCGCTTATAGTAACTAAAGTGTATTTAACGAGATGGCGTATTGAAGAATATTTTAAGTTCAAAAAACAGCAGTTTGATTTTGAAGATATTAGAGTTTGGTCTTTAAAATCTATACGTAATTTTAATCTATTTGCAACTATTACTGTTGGGTACATTGGTATAATGACATCTGAAAAAGCTGATAGTATATTTTTTAAAGAACTTAAGGAATGTTCAAAGAGAATTTATGACATTCCTAAGTTTATTTACTATGCCATTGGCTATGCTATAGAAAGCATTTTAGTTAAAACTAAAGTTGGAATTCAAAGCTTTATACCTAAAAACATTAAATCACAACAATTTGATATCTTCAACTACTTTAAATTAGTGGCTTCATAA
- a CDS encoding alpha/beta hydrolase — translation MAINKVVMAALKAISYRDIDVKENYKMHRNFVNITRKHYLKPFYKTRDDEVYTDNYKIPVRIFSPEEEGNYPCLLFFHGGGWVTGNIDSYNKVCTNMSKLTCHNVISVDYRLAPEYPFPAALEDCYEVAKNLLKNKGSKYKDITIIGDSAGGNLAAALSLLARDKKEFKISRQILIYPSTYNDHSGTSPFPSIHENGTDYLLTSKRISDYTQLYISNKNDLRNPYFAPLLAEDLTNQPKTLIITAEYCPLRDEGEAYGKRLREAGNYTEIYRIKDGLHGFFALPPRFPQVKLCYDIINRFLCEVK, via the coding sequence ATGGCAATAAATAAGGTTGTTATGGCTGCTTTGAAAGCAATATCTTATAGAGATATTGATGTTAAGGAAAATTATAAAATGCATAGAAATTTTGTTAATATAACTCGTAAACATTACCTGAAACCATTTTATAAAACAAGAGATGATGAAGTATATACTGATAACTATAAAATTCCTGTTAGAATATTTTCTCCTGAAGAAGAAGGAAATTATCCATGTTTACTCTTTTTTCATGGTGGAGGATGGGTAACTGGTAATATTGATAGTTATAACAAAGTTTGTACAAATATGTCAAAACTAACATGCCATAATGTTATTTCTGTGGATTATAGATTGGCACCGGAATATCCTTTTCCTGCAGCACTAGAAGATTGCTATGAAGTAGCTAAAAATTTGTTAAAAAATAAGGGGTCAAAATATAAAGATATTACTATTATTGGGGACAGTGCAGGTGGAAATTTGGCGGCAGCATTGTCATTATTAGCTAGGGATAAAAAGGAATTCAAAATTAGTAGACAAATATTAATTTACCCATCTACATATAATGACCACAGTGGAACATCACCATTTCCATCAATACATGAAAATGGTACTGATTATTTATTAACATCAAAGAGGATATCTGATTATACTCAACTTTATATTTCTAACAAAAATGATTTGCGAAATCCGTACTTTGCTCCGCTTTTAGCAGAAGATTTAACTAATCAACCAAAAACATTAATAATTACTGCTGAATACTGTCCTTTAAGGGATGAAGGCGAAGCATATGGAAAAAGGTTACGAGAAGCTGGGAATTATACTGAAATATATCGTATTAAAGATGGATTACATGGGTTTTTCGCACTTCCGCCTAGATTTCCACAAGTAAAATTATGCTATGATATTATAAATCGCTTTTTATGTGAGGTGAAATAA
- a CDS encoding DUF6320 domain-containing protein, translated as MKYCDNCKVSIEGKWENCPLCQAKLSGDDKEQEDTFPVITFVYKEHTKFFKVMLLISIIIASISVSLNILVPQRAWSLFILGGLGSVWASLITAINKRNNIPKNIVYQVMIISVVVIVWDLLTGWKGWSLDYVIPFICVFAMISMAVISKVLRLHIEDYLLYVIIDGMFGIIPIIFLLIGFLNVLYPTLICIVGSIISLSTILIFEGESLKVELKKRFHM; from the coding sequence ATGAAATATTGTGATAATTGCAAGGTGAGCATTGAGGGTAAGTGGGAAAATTGTCCGTTATGCCAAGCAAAATTATCAGGAGATGATAAAGAACAAGAAGATACCTTTCCTGTAATTACCTTTGTGTATAAAGAACATACTAAGTTTTTTAAGGTTATGCTTTTAATTTCAATAATCATAGCATCTATATCAGTTTCTTTAAATATATTGGTTCCTCAAAGAGCGTGGTCACTGTTTATATTAGGAGGACTTGGTTCAGTTTGGGCAAGTCTTATTACTGCAATAAATAAAAGAAACAATATACCTAAAAATATAGTATATCAGGTAATGATTATTTCAGTTGTAGTTATTGTTTGGGACTTATTAACTGGATGGAAAGGATGGTCATTAGATTATGTGATACCATTTATTTGTGTGTTTGCTATGATTTCAATGGCCGTTATTTCCAAGGTTTTAAGACTTCATATAGAAGACTATTTGTTATACGTTATTATTGATGGAATGTTTGGAATCATCCCTATTATATTTCTTTTAATAGGATTTTTAAATGTTCTTTATCCTACTTTAATATGTATTGTAGGAAGTATAATATCCTTGTCAACTATTTTAATATTTGAAGGAGAAAGCTTAAAAGTAGAATTAAAGAAAAGATTTCATATGTAA
- the asnA gene encoding aspartate--ammonia ligase, which translates to MSLENLIIPEDYTSKLSLLETQIAIKKIKDFFENELSKNLSLIRVSAPLMVRPESGLNDDLNGVERAVRFDMLETKYDVEIVQSLAKWKRMALGKYRFDTYTGLYTDMNAIRRDEDLDNIHSIYVDQWDWEKIIKKEDRNKVTLKEVVNKIYNAFKATELYLESLYPFLKNELPEEINFITTEELLQKYPNSTPKEREYLITKEKKAVFLMEVGGKLSDGTIHDGRAADYDDWTLNGDILFYFSTLDIALELSSMGIRVDKDALLRQLSERNQMHKADYPFHKDVINEQIPFTIGGGIGQSRICMYFLQKAHIGEVQSAVWSQEMINLCRKNEIHLL; encoded by the coding sequence ATGTCATTAGAAAATTTAATAATTCCAGAAGATTACACAAGCAAATTATCTTTACTTGAAACTCAAATAGCAATTAAAAAAATAAAGGATTTTTTTGAAAATGAATTATCGAAAAATTTATCTCTAATCAGAGTTTCTGCTCCATTGATGGTAAGACCTGAATCAGGACTTAATGATGATTTAAATGGAGTTGAAAGAGCAGTTCGTTTTGATATGTTAGAAACAAAATATGATGTAGAAATAGTTCAATCTCTAGCGAAATGGAAAAGAATGGCCTTAGGAAAATATCGATTCGATACATATACAGGTCTTTATACAGATATGAACGCAATTAGAAGAGATGAGGATTTAGATAACATACATTCTATTTATGTAGATCAATGGGATTGGGAAAAAATCATAAAAAAAGAAGACAGAAACAAAGTAACACTTAAGGAAGTTGTAAATAAAATATATAATGCTTTTAAAGCAACAGAACTATATTTGGAAAGCTTATATCCATTCCTTAAAAATGAATTACCTGAAGAAATCAATTTTATTACTACAGAAGAACTTCTTCAAAAATACCCGAACAGCACTCCAAAGGAAAGAGAGTACTTAATTACAAAAGAAAAAAAGGCAGTATTTCTTATGGAAGTCGGTGGAAAATTGTCAGATGGAACAATTCATGATGGCCGTGCAGCTGATTATGACGATTGGACATTAAACGGGGATATACTTTTCTATTTCTCAACATTAGATATAGCCTTAGAGCTTTCTTCAATGGGAATTAGAGTAGATAAAGATGCCTTGTTACGTCAATTAAGTGAAAGAAACCAAATGCATAAGGCTGATTATCCTTTCCACAAGGATGTAATTAATGAGCAAATTCCCTTTACTATAGGTGGTGGAATTGGTCAATCTAGAATTTGCATGTACTTTTTACAAAAAGCTCATATTGGTGAAGTTCAATCTGCAGTATGGTCTCAAGAAATGATAAATTTATGCCGTAAAAACGAAATCCATTTATTATAG